A genomic segment from Flavobacterium inviolabile encodes:
- a CDS encoding DinB family protein yields the protein MNLSEFLMPEFQHEMASTRKMLSALPEAELDFKPHEKAMSLAELANHLAEIPTWIPITLLQPELDFSTLNYTPTNYRTVAALLEAFDTNVAEAQKLLQEAQNETFQEQWTMRNGETVYFTLPKMSVYRMFVMNHTIHHRGQMSTYIRSVGGKVPGMYGPTADEN from the coding sequence ATGAATCTAAGCGAATTTTTAATGCCTGAATTTCAGCATGAAATGGCCAGTACCCGAAAAATGCTGAGTGCCTTACCCGAAGCCGAACTGGATTTTAAACCACACGAAAAAGCAATGAGCCTGGCGGAATTAGCCAATCACCTTGCCGAAATACCAACATGGATTCCCATCACGTTACTGCAACCGGAACTGGATTTCTCTACGCTTAACTATACCCCGACCAACTACAGAACGGTAGCAGCGCTTTTAGAAGCTTTTGATACCAATGTAGCAGAAGCCCAAAAACTACTCCAGGAAGCCCAGAATGAAACGTTTCAGGAACAGTGGACCATGCGAAACGGTGAAACGGTTTATTTCACCCTGCCCAAAATGTCTGTTTACCGGATGTTTGTCATGAACCACACCATTCACCACAGAGGGCAAATGTCGACCTACATCCGATCCGTTGGCGGCAAAGTACCCGGAATGTACGGACCCACAGCCGATGAAAACTAA
- a CDS encoding DUF3050 domain-containing protein, whose product MNIKSVNKKIQPQRDILLSHPLYSQIQNIDDLHCFLEGHVYAVWDFMSLLKALQSKLTCTTTPWFATKNPETRYLINEIVLAEESDLSLDGKRLSHFEMYLDAMHACNANTSQVNAFLDNVIRTQNIFVSIKQSDLHADIKAFLDFTFRVIEEGKPHEIAAAFTFGREDLIPGMFTAILKHFQANFPTTDLSKLIYYFERHIELDADDHGPMAMQMITELCGEDNQKWKEVEAVSILALEKRIGLWNAIEAHIHQKHLATT is encoded by the coding sequence ATGAATATAAAATCTGTCAACAAAAAAATACAGCCACAAAGGGACATTTTATTGAGCCATCCTTTATACAGTCAGATCCAGAACATAGATGACTTACATTGTTTTCTTGAGGGTCATGTTTATGCTGTTTGGGATTTTATGTCATTATTAAAGGCATTACAGTCCAAACTGACCTGTACGACCACACCCTGGTTTGCGACCAAAAATCCGGAGACCCGCTATCTGATCAACGAGATCGTTCTTGCTGAAGAATCGGATTTATCTCTGGACGGCAAAAGGCTGAGCCATTTTGAAATGTATCTCGATGCGATGCACGCCTGCAATGCAAACACCAGCCAGGTTAATGCTTTTTTGGACAATGTGATCCGTACGCAGAATATTTTTGTATCCATCAAACAAAGCGATCTGCATGCTGATATAAAGGCATTTCTCGATTTTACTTTCCGTGTTATCGAAGAAGGCAAGCCGCATGAAATTGCCGCTGCATTCACTTTCGGAAGAGAAGATCTGATCCCGGGAATGTTTACCGCTATATTGAAACATTTCCAGGCGAATTTCCCGACTACCGATCTTTCCAAACTGATTTATTATTTTGAAAGACATATTGAGCTGGATGCCGACGATCACGGTCCTATGGCTATGCAAATGATTACGGAACTATGCGGTGAAGACAATCAGAAATGGAAAGAAGTGGAAGCTGTTTCCATACTTGCACTGGAAAAACGCATCGGCTTATGGAACGCTATCGAAGCACACATACACCAGAAGCATCTTGCTACAACATAA
- a CDS encoding NAD(P)/FAD-dependent oxidoreductase, with protein sequence MKSGGNYSSRRTFIKGIATSVLLVSVLQSCKEKVINFMIRLSGTNHILGHRLRLNDFPKPVRTITTPYLIIGGGITGLSAARQFAKKGITDFLIVELENHVGGNSSNGENKYSKYPLGAHYLPLPNFSDKELLAFLEEAQIIVRYDEKGYPVFDEEQLTFSPQERLYYKNSWQESLVPKSGNTTGENTAFQLFFEKMDFFRTAKGSDGKYLFDIPLAQSSNEKYAKDFDNITMKQWLGENGFTAGPLLNYVDYCCRDDFGYGIEFVSAWAGIHYFAARKHDATSDKAENVLTWAEGNARLTAHLKQYVDGKTLKRHLAHNITIQNDKVVTRVYDDETKETIEILADKVILATPQFVNQYLLKDRKPIAQAFHYAPWLLATLVVRELSDNYSYPLCWDNVIYGAEGLGYIYDQHQSLQQLQSRKVITYYYSFSASDSGKSRREMYKKSKEFWKQMVIKDLKIAHPDIEDNIEEMEIHLLGHGMISPVPGFLFGKAKAAAKQPIENKIYFAHSDLSGISIFEEAFHQGINVVNTIIDDAALDT encoded by the coding sequence ATGAAGAGTGGGGGAAACTATAGTTCAAGAAGAACATTTATAAAAGGAATAGCGACATCCGTATTATTGGTTTCCGTTTTACAGTCCTGTAAAGAGAAAGTCATTAACTTCATGATCCGCCTTTCCGGGACAAACCATATTTTAGGACACCGGCTAAGGCTTAATGATTTTCCAAAACCGGTAAGAACGATTACAACTCCATATCTTATTATTGGCGGCGGAATAACTGGCTTAAGTGCTGCCCGGCAATTTGCTAAAAAAGGAATTACAGATTTTTTAATCGTTGAATTGGAAAATCATGTAGGCGGAAACTCGTCAAACGGTGAGAACAAATACTCAAAATACCCGTTGGGAGCACATTACCTGCCCCTACCTAATTTCAGTGATAAAGAATTGTTGGCATTCCTGGAAGAAGCACAGATTATTGTCCGTTATGATGAAAAGGGATACCCGGTATTTGATGAAGAACAATTAACGTTTTCGCCTCAGGAACGGCTGTATTATAAAAACAGCTGGCAGGAAAGCCTTGTTCCGAAATCAGGAAACACGACCGGAGAGAACACAGCATTTCAGTTGTTTTTTGAGAAAATGGATTTTTTCAGAACCGCAAAAGGATCGGATGGAAAATACCTTTTTGATATTCCGTTAGCGCAGTCTTCCAATGAAAAATATGCTAAGGATTTTGATAACATAACGATGAAACAGTGGCTCGGTGAAAACGGATTTACTGCCGGACCGTTATTAAATTATGTAGACTATTGCTGCAGAGACGATTTCGGATATGGAATTGAATTTGTTTCTGCCTGGGCCGGTATACACTATTTTGCCGCAAGAAAACACGATGCAACTTCTGATAAAGCCGAAAATGTACTAACATGGGCCGAAGGTAATGCAAGACTGACAGCTCATTTAAAGCAATATGTCGATGGAAAAACCTTAAAAAGACATCTGGCTCATAATATTACGATTCAGAATGATAAAGTTGTAACCAGGGTGTATGATGATGAAACGAAAGAAACAATAGAAATACTGGCAGATAAAGTTATTTTAGCCACCCCGCAATTTGTAAACCAGTATTTGCTGAAAGACAGAAAACCCATAGCGCAGGCTTTTCATTATGCGCCGTGGCTGCTGGCGACACTTGTTGTCAGGGAACTTTCAGATAATTACAGCTATCCGCTGTGTTGGGATAATGTGATTTATGGCGCTGAGGGATTGGGGTATATCTATGACCAGCACCAGTCATTACAGCAATTACAGTCCAGAAAGGTAATTACCTACTATTACAGTTTTTCTGCTTCCGATTCCGGTAAAAGTAGAAGGGAAATGTATAAGAAAAGTAAAGAATTCTGGAAACAAATGGTTATTAAGGATTTAAAAATTGCCCATCCTGATATTGAAGACAATATTGAAGAAATGGAAATACATCTTTTAGGACATGGGATGATAAGCCCGGTTCCGGGATTTTTGTTTGGCAAAGCCAAAGCAGCAGCAAAACAGCCAATCGAAAATAAGATCTATTTTGCCCATTCGGATTTATCCGGTATTTCAATTTTTGAAGAAGCTTTTCACCAGGGAATTAATGTAGTTAATACAATCATAGATGATGCAGCCCTGGATACATAG
- a CDS encoding polyamine aminopropyltransferase, with protein MAVFTIATCGLVYELVAGTLASYLLGDSVKQFSFIIGVYLFSMGIGSYFSKFIRKDLLNTFVEIEILVGLIGGLSSVILFLLFESVDYFQFILYLLVFVTGCLVGLEIPLLMNILKDKVAFRDLVSNVFTFDYIGALLASILFPLVLVPQLGVMRTSLFFGMINVSIAIVLCFVLKNELKRPYLLKAKAIGSFVFLLLVFLFSEAILSFSEGKLYGENIVYTSSTPYQRIVLTHNKSDYKLYLNNNLQFSSADEYRYHEALVHPVMAAAKKVENVLVLGGGDGLAVREILKYKEVKNITLVDLDEGMTKLFKTNKILTGFNQHSLTDAKVKVFNQDAYIWTKNCKEKFDVAIIDFPDPSNYSLGKLYSLNFYKSLHDILSKDALVVVQTTSPYFAPKSFWCINKTVKEIFPQVDAYHTYVPSFGEWGYTIAANSFATSFDKVNRKVNGLRFYNYQFHKLNYFSKDMIANSVEINRLDNQILVRYFDEEWGKL; from the coding sequence ATGGCTGTATTTACAATTGCCACTTGCGGTCTGGTATATGAGCTGGTGGCGGGAACACTGGCCAGTTACCTTTTAGGAGATTCGGTTAAACAATTCTCGTTCATCATTGGAGTGTACCTTTTTTCAATGGGAATAGGTTCTTACTTCTCAAAATTTATCCGGAAAGACCTGCTCAATACTTTTGTAGAGATTGAGATCCTGGTAGGATTAATTGGCGGACTGAGTTCGGTAATCCTGTTTTTATTATTTGAAAGTGTCGATTACTTCCAGTTTATCTTATACCTTCTGGTATTTGTAACAGGATGCCTGGTTGGTCTGGAAATACCGCTTTTAATGAATATCCTGAAGGATAAGGTAGCCTTCAGGGATTTGGTATCTAATGTTTTCACATTCGATTATATAGGCGCTTTACTCGCTTCGATATTATTCCCTCTGGTTCTGGTGCCGCAGCTTGGCGTAATGCGAACCTCGCTGTTTTTTGGGATGATCAATGTTAGTATTGCCATCGTATTGTGTTTTGTTTTAAAAAACGAATTGAAACGCCCTTATCTCCTTAAAGCAAAAGCGATAGGCTCTTTCGTATTCCTGCTTCTGGTATTTCTTTTTTCGGAAGCGATTCTTTCTTTTTCGGAAGGGAAATTATACGGTGAAAATATTGTCTATACCAGTTCAACCCCATACCAGCGTATCGTATTGACACATAACAAAAGCGATTACAAATTATACCTCAATAACAACCTGCAATTCAGCTCTGCCGACGAATACCGCTATCATGAAGCACTCGTGCATCCGGTAATGGCTGCAGCAAAAAAAGTGGAAAATGTACTCGTTTTAGGTGGTGGCGACGGACTGGCCGTAAGGGAAATATTAAAATATAAAGAGGTGAAAAACATTACCCTGGTCGATCTTGACGAGGGCATGACAAAACTTTTTAAAACCAATAAAATACTGACCGGTTTCAATCAGCATTCCTTAACAGACGCAAAAGTTAAAGTGTTTAACCAGGATGCCTATATATGGACAAAGAACTGCAAAGAAAAGTTTGATGTGGCCATTATTGACTTTCCGGATCCGTCTAACTATAGTTTGGGCAAATTATACTCCTTAAACTTTTATAAATCACTGCACGATATACTTTCAAAAGATGCGCTCGTTGTAGTGCAGACAACGTCGCCTTACTTTGCACCCAAATCATTCTGGTGTATCAATAAAACGGTAAAAGAGATCTTTCCTCAGGTGGATGCCTACCATACCTATGTGCCTTCCTTCGGAGAATGGGGCTATACGATAGCTGCAAATAGCTTTGCAACCTCTTTTGATAAGGTAAACAGAAAAGTAAACGGATTGCGGTTCTATAACTATCAGTTTCATAAATTGAATTATTTTTCAAAAGATATGATTGCAAATTCGGTAGAAATCAATCGTCTTGATAATCAGATTTTAGTACGTTATTTCGATGAAGAGTGGGGGAAACTATAG
- a CDS encoding DUF350 domain-containing protein, giving the protein MDLITLKPILNSVVFSLLGVLILLGAYFVIEKLTPENTWKEIVQKNNIAVAIVFAAFIIGISMIISAAIHG; this is encoded by the coding sequence ATGGATCTTATCACATTAAAACCGATTTTAAATTCTGTTGTTTTCTCACTATTAGGAGTACTGATCCTTTTGGGAGCCTATTTTGTCATTGAAAAATTAACCCCGGAAAACACGTGGAAAGAAATTGTTCAGAAAAATAATATTGCCGTTGCCATCGTTTTTGCGGCATTTATAATTGGAATATCAATGATTATTAGTGCAGCTATACATGGGTAA
- a CDS encoding DUF4178 domain-containing protein: MKVTCYQCDTATDIDVNFEVVQFVCPGCKSVYLSNKEGDFVFRKQYSYKREYDGLKVGQKGTLKNVEYTITGIIVKNIPENFFWTEYILTDAAGNFRYLSEANGHWILLEETEDAHLASTKLKHITYNDVTYSLYESTSATIASAEGYFDFELPVKTIRMTEHIAPPYIISKENINSEKTVFTGEHISKSKIKKAFKADYVPATVGIGIVQPFVFNIRNLALILCSCMLLILLTHLFVYNDREENVVVSKDLHFSEFNNKEFISPSFTLKGGAAPLTVAVFSEVDNSWANVQVALVNEKTSEEIYANKDVEYYHGYTDGENWSEGDKSEDFSICGVSAGQYHLTITPQKAPEDNSNTYMRVTAVWNQASMWNVWVIVITIIVFLVIVYYLSVYFEKQRWAESVNSPYIND; encoded by the coding sequence ATGAAAGTAACGTGTTATCAGTGTGATACTGCTACGGATATTGATGTGAATTTTGAAGTAGTGCAGTTTGTCTGTCCTGGCTGTAAAAGTGTGTACCTTTCCAATAAAGAGGGTGACTTTGTTTTTAGAAAACAATACAGCTACAAGCGGGAATATGACGGACTGAAAGTGGGGCAGAAAGGAACCTTGAAGAATGTCGAGTATACCATAACGGGTATTATTGTAAAAAACATACCCGAAAATTTCTTTTGGACGGAATATATACTAACGGATGCAGCCGGAAATTTCCGGTATTTATCTGAAGCAAACGGACACTGGATATTGCTGGAAGAAACGGAAGATGCGCATTTGGCAAGCACGAAACTGAAGCATATTACCTATAATGATGTTACGTATAGCCTGTATGAAAGTACCAGTGCTACAATTGCCTCGGCAGAAGGTTATTTTGATTTTGAATTGCCGGTAAAGACAATAAGAATGACAGAGCACATAGCGCCGCCTTATATTATTTCGAAAGAAAATATAAATAGTGAAAAAACCGTATTCACCGGCGAACATATTTCAAAAAGTAAAATAAAGAAGGCATTTAAAGCGGATTATGTGCCTGCAACCGTTGGCATTGGAATCGTACAGCCATTTGTTTTTAATATCCGGAACCTGGCGCTTATTTTGTGTTCCTGTATGCTGCTGATACTGTTAACCCATCTGTTTGTTTATAACGACAGGGAGGAAAATGTTGTTGTCAGTAAGGACCTTCACTTTAGTGAATTTAATAATAAAGAATTTATATCGCCTTCTTTTACTTTAAAAGGAGGAGCAGCACCTTTAACGGTTGCGGTTTTTTCAGAAGTAGATAACTCCTGGGCTAACGTTCAGGTAGCTTTGGTGAATGAAAAAACAAGTGAAGAAATTTACGCCAATAAAGATGTGGAATATTATCACGGCTATACCGATGGTGAAAACTGGTCTGAAGGAGATAAATCGGAGGATTTCAGTATCTGTGGTGTTAGTGCCGGACAGTATCACTTGACCATTACGCCTCAAAAAGCACCCGAAGACAATAGTAATACCTATATGAGGGTTACCGCTGTCTGGAATCAGGCCTCCATGTGGAATGTCTGGGTAATTGTAATAACAATCATTGTTTTTCTGGTTATCGTGTATTATTTAAGCGTGTATTTTGAAAAACAGCGATGGGCAGAAAGTGTGAATTCCCCTTATATAAACGATTAA
- a CDS encoding S-adenosylmethionine decarboxylase family protein, protein MIQTSYSPGLHKLLTLSVQDDGILKDARGFADFTEKILETYNLEKVGLVTHSFENNSFTIAVCLKESHICIHTWPEFHQLTIDIYLCNYLQDNSGKVKDIANDYISYFRADIIKDFEINR, encoded by the coding sequence ATGATTCAAACTTCCTATTCACCCGGTTTACATAAACTGCTCACACTTTCGGTACAGGACGACGGTATCCTTAAAGATGCCCGGGGTTTTGCCGATTTTACCGAAAAAATTCTGGAAACCTATAACCTGGAAAAAGTAGGCCTGGTAACACATTCTTTCGAAAATAATAGTTTTACAATTGCAGTATGTCTGAAAGAATCCCATATTTGCATTCATACCTGGCCGGAGTTCCATCAGCTGACAATCGATATTTACCTGTGTAATTATCTTCAGGACAATTCCGGAAAAGTTAAAGATATTGCTAACGATTATATCAGTTACTTTCGTGCGGATATTATTAAAGATTTTGAAATTAACAGATAA
- a CDS encoding 2Fe-2S iron-sulfur cluster-binding family protein, whose amino-acid sequence MSQDITITITDREGATHEVQAPTDMNMNIMELVRAYELAPEGTIGICGGMAMCASCQCYILNDVAVPEMGDDEEAMLSEAFNVKPNSRLGCQIHITEDLDGLAVELAPEY is encoded by the coding sequence ATGTCGCAGGATATAACGATAACAATTACCGATAGAGAAGGCGCTACGCACGAGGTTCAGGCACCCACAGACATGAATATGAATATCATGGAACTGGTCAGAGCCTATGAGCTGGCACCGGAAGGCACTATCGGGATCTGCGGTGGAATGGCAATGTGTGCCTCTTGTCAGTGTTATATCTTAAACGATGTAGCGGTCCCGGAAATGGGCGATGACGAAGAAGCCATGCTGTCGGAAGCATTTAATGTGAAGCCAAACAGCCGACTGGGTTGCCAGATTCACATCACCGAAGATTTAGACGGATTAGCGGTGGAATTAGCACCGGAATATTAA
- a CDS encoding NAD(P)/FAD-dependent oxidoreductase, giving the protein MIETDILIIGAGPTGLFAVFEAGLLKLKCHIIDGLPQPGGQLTELYPKKPIFDIPGYPSVLAGDLVNNLMEQIKQFQPGFTLNEKAETIEKLEDGTFIVTTDKGTQHHAKAVAIAGGLGSFEPRKPILKDLEFYEQEDRGVEYFVKDPEKFRNKKVVISGGGDSALDWSIFLADVASEVTLVHRRNEFRGALDSVEKVQELKKAGKIKLVTPGEVVGFKGSERVESVDIEINGARMNVVTDYFIPLFGLTPKLGAIANWGLEIEKNAIKVNNALDYQTNIEGIYAIGDINIYPGKLKLILCGFHEATLMCQSVYNKLNPGKKYVLKYTTVSGVDGFDGTRKEAEKAVVKSID; this is encoded by the coding sequence ATGATTGAAACAGATATACTAATTATTGGCGCAGGTCCCACAGGACTTTTCGCTGTTTTTGAAGCAGGACTTTTAAAATTAAAATGCCATATCATTGACGGTCTTCCGCAGCCCGGAGGACAATTAACAGAATTGTATCCTAAAAAACCAATCTTTGATATCCCCGGATACCCATCCGTTTTAGCGGGAGATTTAGTGAACAACCTGATGGAACAGATCAAACAGTTCCAGCCTGGTTTTACGCTGAATGAAAAAGCAGAAACTATAGAAAAACTGGAAGATGGTACGTTTATCGTTACCACCGATAAAGGAACGCAGCATCATGCAAAAGCCGTTGCGATTGCCGGAGGTTTGGGTAGTTTTGAACCGAGAAAACCAATCCTGAAAGATTTGGAATTCTACGAACAGGAAGACAGAGGCGTAGAATATTTTGTAAAAGATCCGGAAAAATTCCGCAACAAGAAAGTGGTTATTTCTGGAGGAGGCGATTCGGCATTGGACTGGAGTATTTTCCTGGCCGATGTAGCTTCGGAAGTGACTTTGGTTCACAGAAGAAACGAGTTCAGAGGTGCGCTGGATTCTGTGGAAAAAGTACAGGAATTGAAAAAAGCGGGAAAAATCAAATTGGTTACACCGGGAGAAGTTGTCGGATTTAAAGGATCGGAACGAGTTGAATCGGTAGATATCGAAATTAACGGTGCCCGAATGAATGTGGTTACGGATTACTTTATTCCGCTGTTTGGATTAACACCTAAATTAGGCGCAATTGCAAACTGGGGACTGGAAATCGAGAAAAACGCGATTAAAGTGAACAATGCACTGGATTACCAGACAAATATTGAAGGCATCTATGCTATTGGCGATATCAATATTTATCCTGGAAAATTAAAGCTGATTTTATGCGGCTTCCACGAAGCTACGCTGATGTGTCAGAGTGTGTATAACAAGCTGAATCCGGGTAAAAAATATGTGTTAAAATATACAACGGTTAGCGGTGTGGACGGTTTCGACGGTACCCGTAAAGAAGCTGAAAAAGCAGTTGTAAAATCGATAGATTAG
- a CDS encoding NifU family protein codes for MTTEEIKLNVEKALEEIRPFLNSDGGDITLIDIEDDKHVKVRLEGACTACSVNQMTLRAGVETTIKKYAPQIETVVNVA; via the coding sequence ATGACAACAGAAGAAATCAAATTAAACGTTGAGAAAGCACTGGAAGAGATTCGTCCCTTCCTGAATTCAGACGGAGGTGACATCACACTCATTGACATCGAAGATGATAAGCATGTGAAAGTCCGCCTTGAAGGCGCTTGTACAGCTTGTAGCGTGAATCAGATGACCTTGCGTGCCGGAGTTGAAACAACTATAAAAAAATATGCTCCACAGATCGAGACTGTGGTTAATGTAGCATAA
- a CDS encoding Mrp/NBP35 family ATP-binding protein, which yields MKLDRKEILKALESISIAGEGKNMVESGAVQNVITFGDEVVVDLLLHTPALHIKKRAEVDIMKVIHEQVYDKAKVKVNIKVEAPEKPEIKGKSIPGISNIIAVSSGKGGVGKSTVTANLAVTLANMGFKVGVLDADVYGPSMPIMFDVEKARPISVEVDGKSKMKPIQSYGVEILSIGFFTNPDQAVIWRGPMASKALNQMIFDADWGELDFMLLDLPPGTGDIHLSLMQSLPITGAVVVSTPQAVALADAKKGVAMFQAESINVPVLGIIENMAYFTPEELPDNKYYIFGKEGARNLAEDLQVPFLGEIPIVQSIREAGDYGRPAALQTASPVEKAFEDLARSVVQEVVDRNESLPPTEAIKITTMAGCSAVKKK from the coding sequence ATGAAATTAGATAGAAAAGAAATTCTTAAAGCATTGGAGTCCATTTCCATAGCTGGAGAAGGTAAAAATATGGTTGAAAGTGGTGCTGTTCAAAATGTAATCACTTTTGGAGATGAGGTTGTAGTCGATTTATTGTTGCACACGCCGGCACTGCATATCAAAAAACGTGCTGAGGTGGATATCATGAAAGTAATTCATGAGCAGGTTTACGATAAAGCCAAAGTAAAAGTAAATATAAAAGTTGAAGCCCCTGAAAAACCGGAAATTAAAGGCAAATCAATTCCGGGAATCAGTAATATTATTGCGGTTTCTTCCGGAAAAGGAGGAGTAGGAAAATCTACTGTAACGGCTAACTTAGCGGTAACACTGGCTAATATGGGCTTTAAAGTTGGTGTCCTGGATGCCGATGTATACGGACCGTCGATGCCTATCATGTTTGACGTTGAAAAGGCCAGACCTATTTCTGTTGAAGTGGACGGCAAATCAAAAATGAAACCGATTCAGAGTTATGGCGTGGAAATACTATCCATCGGATTTTTTACAAATCCGGATCAGGCAGTAATCTGGAGAGGACCAATGGCTTCAAAAGCATTAAACCAGATGATTTTTGATGCCGATTGGGGAGAATTAGACTTTATGTTACTGGATTTACCACCGGGAACCGGAGATATCCATTTGTCCCTGATGCAGTCATTGCCTATTACCGGAGCGGTAGTGGTAAGTACGCCACAGGCAGTCGCTTTGGCCGATGCTAAAAAAGGTGTGGCAATGTTCCAGGCAGAAAGCATCAATGTTCCGGTTTTAGGAATTATTGAAAACATGGCCTACTTTACACCGGAAGAATTACCAGATAATAAATACTACATCTTCGGAAAAGAAGGTGCGCGAAACCTGGCAGAAGATTTACAGGTGCCGTTTTTAGGAGAAATTCCAATTGTTCAGAGTATCAGGGAAGCAGGCGATTACGGTCGTCCGGCGGCTTTACAGACCGCTTCTCCGGTAGAAAAAGCATTTGAAGACTTAGCGCGTTCCGTAGTACAGGAAGTAGTAGACAGAAATGAAAGTCTGCCTCCTACAGAAGCAATAAAAATTACCACGATGGCTGGATGTTCAGCTGTAAAAAAGAAATAA